Proteins from a single region of Mycetohabitans endofungorum:
- the tsaB gene encoding tRNA (adenosine(37)-N6)-threonylcarbamoyltransferase complex dimerization subunit type 1 TsaB yields the protein MTPHALLALDTSTEFCSVAVFHLPPAAGSPRVISRHEHTGPVSSARVLPAVREVLEEATLTLTDCAAVAFGAGPGSFTGLRTAAGVAQGLAFGLGVPVVPVGTLLVCAERARASDPDAGRVLVALDARMGEVYWADFAWDDTLADWRVCHPAALAAPDRVPAPDEPFTLAGNASSVFGDALGAATRARVIDPCAMPHAHALALAGWRALMAGRALPAHLATPEYVRDKVAQTTDERAAARVLKDSAKEAR from the coding sequence ATGACGCCTCATGCCTTGCTTGCTCTCGATACGTCGACCGAATTCTGCTCGGTCGCGGTGTTCCATCTGCCGCCTGCCGCCGGTTCGCCGCGCGTGATCAGCCGCCATGAGCACACTGGCCCGGTTTCCAGCGCACGCGTGCTGCCCGCGGTACGGGAAGTGCTGGAGGAAGCGACACTCACACTGACTGATTGCGCCGCGGTGGCGTTCGGCGCGGGGCCCGGCTCGTTCACCGGTCTGCGCACGGCGGCTGGCGTGGCGCAGGGTCTGGCATTCGGGCTGGGTGTGCCGGTGGTGCCGGTTGGCACGTTGCTCGTCTGCGCGGAACGCGCGCGCGCATCGGATCCAGATGCAGGACGCGTGCTTGTCGCGCTCGACGCCCGGATGGGCGAGGTCTATTGGGCGGACTTTGCGTGGGACGACACGCTCGCCGACTGGCGGGTATGCCATCCTGCCGCGCTCGCCGCGCCCGATCGCGTGCCGGCTCCGGACGAGCCGTTTACGCTAGCCGGCAATGCATCGTCTGTGTTCGGCGACGCGCTGGGTGCCGCGACGCGGGCGCGCGTGATCGACCCTTGCGCGATGCCGCACGCCCACGCACTGGCGCTAGCCGGCTGGCGTGCGTTGATGGCGGGCCGCGCGTTGCCTGCGCACCTGGCCACGCCCGAGTACGTGCGCGACAAAGTCGCGCAGACCACTGACGAGCGCGCGGCGGCCCGTGTGCTCAAAGATTCGGCGAAGGAGGCCCGATGA
- the alr gene encoding alanine racemase, protein MPRPLLATIHTAALANNLAVARRRAPKSKLWAVVKANAYGHGLARAFPGLRSTDGFGLLDLEEAVKLRELGWAGPILLLEGFFRPTDIDVIDRYSLTTTVHCDEQLRMLEMARLSKPVNIQLKMNSGMNRLGYAAGKYRAAWERARACPSIGQITLMTHFSDAEGESGIRHQLEVFEHGAEGIVGARSLSNSAATLWHPHAHFDWVRPGIMLYGASPSGVSAAIEGLGLQPAMTLSSELIAVQTVEPGDSIGYGSTFKARERMRIGVVACGYADGYPRCAPEGTPVQVGGVRTRVVGRVSMDMLTVDLSSCPSAAIGSPVELWGGDVPIDDVAAACGTVGYELMCAITQRVSVRAE, encoded by the coding sequence ATGCCTCGCCCGCTCCTTGCCACGATTCACACCGCAGCGCTTGCTAATAATCTTGCCGTTGCCCGCCGCCGTGCCCCGAAGTCCAAGCTCTGGGCCGTTGTCAAGGCCAATGCCTACGGACATGGCTTGGCGCGCGCGTTCCCCGGCCTGCGTTCGACTGACGGCTTCGGATTGCTTGACCTCGAAGAAGCAGTCAAGTTGCGCGAATTGGGCTGGGCCGGGCCCATTTTGCTGTTAGAGGGGTTTTTTCGTCCGACCGACATTGATGTGATTGACCGCTACAGCCTGACGACCACCGTGCATTGCGACGAACAATTGCGGATGCTGGAAATGGCGCGTCTGTCCAAGCCGGTCAACATCCAGTTGAAAATGAACAGCGGCATGAACCGGCTGGGCTATGCAGCCGGCAAGTATCGCGCCGCATGGGAACGCGCGCGCGCGTGCCCCAGCATCGGCCAGATCACGCTGATGACCCATTTTTCGGATGCCGAGGGTGAAAGCGGCATCCGACACCAATTAGAAGTGTTCGAACATGGCGCCGAAGGCATTGTAGGTGCGCGCAGCCTGTCGAACTCGGCTGCGACGCTATGGCATCCGCATGCGCATTTCGACTGGGTGCGCCCCGGCATCATGCTGTATGGCGCGTCGCCGTCCGGCGTCTCGGCCGCGATCGAGGGCCTCGGCCTGCAGCCGGCGATGACGCTCAGCTCGGAACTGATCGCGGTGCAGACGGTCGAGCCAGGGGACAGCATCGGCTACGGCTCGACTTTCAAGGCGCGCGAGCGCATGCGTATTGGCGTTGTGGCGTGCGGTTACGCGGACGGCTATCCCCGTTGCGCGCCCGAGGGCACGCCGGTCCAGGTGGGCGGGGTTCGCACGCGGGTTGTCGGTCGAGTGTCGATGGACATGTTGACCGTGGATCTATCCTCGTGTCCGAGCGCGGCGATCGGCAGCCCAGTAGAGTTGTGGGGGGGCGACGTGCCAATCGATGATGTCGCGGCAGCGTGCGGCACGGTCGGCTACGAATTGATGTGCGCGATCACGCAGCGCGTGTCGGTGCGCGCAGAATAA
- the lplT gene encoding lysophospholipid transporter LplT, with protein sequence MKKGFYTIMAAQFFSSLADSALLIAAIALLKDLHAPNWMTPLLKLFFVLSYVVLAAFVGAFADSQPKGRVMFVTNTIKMVGCVTMLTDAHPLLAYGIVGFGAAAYSPAKYGILTELLPPERLVVANGWIEGTTVASIILGTVMGGALISPHIAQPLLRHLSFAHTAAESAIVVIMSVYALAAVFNLWIPDTGARYPQQQHRPIRLIRDFAECFGALWRDKLGQISLAVTTLFWGAGATLQFIVLKWAEVSLGMTLSEGAVLQAVVAVGVAGGAMLAATCVPLKRSLTVLPVGIMMGLLVMTMSFYTPEFFPSDWAWHIGHIRIPAYLICAYAFLMVVGGMSGFFVVPMNALLQHRGHVLLSAGHSIAVQNFNENLSVLVMLCLYAVLIWLNVPIQLVIVLFGTLVCLTMWCVMRRHAANQRAFDSVALIGEQGH encoded by the coding sequence ATGAAGAAAGGTTTTTACACCATCATGGCGGCGCAGTTCTTTTCTTCGCTCGCCGACAGTGCGCTTCTGATCGCTGCGATAGCCCTTCTGAAAGACCTTCACGCGCCGAATTGGATGACGCCGCTGCTGAAGCTGTTTTTCGTGCTGTCTTATGTTGTACTTGCCGCCTTTGTGGGCGCATTTGCAGACTCGCAGCCGAAAGGCCGCGTCATGTTCGTCACCAATACGATCAAGATGGTAGGCTGCGTGACGATGTTGACTGATGCCCATCCGCTACTGGCCTATGGTATCGTCGGATTCGGCGCGGCCGCGTACTCGCCGGCTAAGTACGGCATCTTGACCGAATTACTGCCGCCAGAGCGCCTAGTAGTGGCCAACGGCTGGATCGAGGGAACGACCGTCGCGTCGATCATCCTGGGCACCGTGATGGGTGGCGCGCTGATCAGTCCGCACATCGCACAACCGCTGCTGCGGCACTTGTCGTTCGCCCACACCGCAGCAGAATCGGCGATTGTGGTGATCATGTCCGTGTACGCACTGGCTGCGGTGTTCAATCTGTGGATACCGGACACCGGCGCACGCTACCCACAGCAGCAACACCGGCCAATCCGGCTGATCCGTGACTTTGCCGAGTGCTTTGGCGCACTGTGGCGCGACAAGCTCGGCCAGATCTCGCTGGCGGTCACCACCTTGTTCTGGGGCGCCGGCGCTACGTTGCAGTTCATCGTGCTGAAATGGGCCGAGGTATCGCTCGGCATGACGCTGTCCGAAGGTGCCGTGCTGCAGGCCGTGGTCGCGGTCGGCGTGGCCGGCGGCGCAATGCTCGCGGCCACGTGCGTGCCGCTCAAGCGCTCGCTGACGGTACTGCCCGTCGGTATCATGATGGGTCTGCTGGTCATGACGATGTCATTCTATACCCCGGAGTTCTTTCCATCCGACTGGGCATGGCACATTGGCCACATCCGGATACCCGCCTACCTGATATGCGCGTATGCTTTCCTCATGGTGGTCGGCGGCATGTCGGGCTTTTTCGTCGTTCCGATGAATGCGCTACTGCAGCACCGCGGACATGTGCTCCTGTCCGCCGGCCATTCAATCGCGGTACAGAACTTCAACGAGAATCTGTCGGTGCTCGTGATGCTGTGCCTGTACGCCGTGCTCATCTGGCTCAACGTGCCGATCCAGCTGGTGATCGTACTGTTCGGCACCCTTGTGTGCCTGACCATGTGGTGCGTGATGCGCCGGCACGCAGCGAACCAGCGCGCGTTCGATTCAGTCGCGTTGATCGGCGAGCAGGGGCATTGA
- a CDS encoding DUF1853 family protein codes for MSGSCDSSQAHRRALSCHDRDAGAAADEGGGARQSDGPAAFAAAARERVGHRTPAHASRRCVDLLHAYRDVAVRDLAWLLLSPSLLDARYFGPRLAHVLAQPRQRQQALAWLARLDADPRALHAALDARPQSRLGLYAEQLLGFFLQYGPATRLIAANRPVRVDGHTLGECDFLFVDDDARAWHWELTVKCYLDVGGPPGSLARYVGPNLADRFDRKLTRLLTHQLTLSQHPQIAALAADGRWQAAMVVCGWLFRRWDSSGVGDSDNVSVNCAPRGDAAPGSVAPDHLQGWWTCAAQWPVFDAPAWTIVPRLRWMAPLRLSADDPRVYRDSTAVLVRCIDYWRDRPNQPLMVAALADVRVNQDVGNPAGEWCELARGFIVPDDWPKRAAAYTTVP; via the coding sequence ATGTCTGGCTCGTGCGATTCATCGCAAGCGCACCGTCGCGCATTAAGCTGCCATGATCGCGACGCCGGCGCGGCTGCCGACGAGGGCGGCGGCGCGCGGCAGTCGGATGGCCCGGCTGCATTCGCGGCTGCCGCGCGAGAGCGCGTGGGTCACCGGACGCCTGCGCATGCCAGCAGACGCTGCGTTGATCTGCTCCATGCGTATCGCGACGTTGCGGTGCGTGATCTGGCGTGGCTGTTATTGTCGCCCTCGTTGCTTGACGCGCGATATTTCGGCCCACGATTGGCACACGTGCTGGCGCAGCCGCGGCAGCGGCAGCAAGCGCTCGCATGGCTGGCACGGCTCGACGCCGATCCGCGTGCGTTGCATGCGGCTCTGGATGCCCGGCCGCAGTCGCGTCTCGGCTTATATGCGGAGCAGTTGCTCGGCTTCTTCTTACAATATGGCCCCGCAACGCGGTTGATCGCTGCGAACCGGCCCGTGCGGGTCGATGGCCACACACTGGGGGAGTGCGACTTTCTGTTCGTGGATGACGATGCAAGGGCGTGGCATTGGGAACTGACGGTCAAGTGCTATCTCGACGTGGGTGGTCCGCCCGGTTCACTGGCGCGCTATGTGGGGCCGAATTTGGCCGACCGCTTTGACCGTAAGCTGACCCGGTTGCTGACCCACCAGCTGACGCTGAGCCAGCATCCACAAATCGCGGCGTTGGCCGCCGATGGTCGTTGGCAGGCGGCCATGGTCGTGTGCGGCTGGCTGTTCCGTCGCTGGGATTCGAGCGGCGTTGGCGATTCGGACAACGTCAGCGTGAACTGCGCGCCGCGCGGCGATGCCGCGCCGGGATCTGTCGCGCCAGATCACTTACAGGGCTGGTGGACATGTGCCGCGCAGTGGCCCGTATTCGACGCGCCTGCCTGGACGATCGTGCCACGTTTGCGCTGGATGGCGCCGCTGCGGCTGTCCGCCGACGACCCGCGCGTGTATCGCGATTCGACCGCTGTGCTGGTGCGCTGCATCGACTATTGGCGCGACCGGCCGAATCAGCCATTGATGGTGGCGGCGTTAGCCGACGTGCGCGTCAACCAGGACGTCGGCAACCCGGCCGGCGAGTGGTGTGAGTTGGCGCGCGGATTCATCGTGCCGGATGACTGGCCCAAACGTGCGGCCGCGTATACGACGGTTCCGTGA
- a CDS encoding uracil-DNA glycosylase, producing the protein MAQLDAILEELGIAPLWVRRGAGHVHRPGDAEGDALSSARDVMREAGIALPSQPLQATDVTVQACDTQESAAHAPSQASHTSVEAAQSRVEATRAEDSATGPAGGVGKALEGVEAAEGVKTTAASAPGAAADAQPVPMLDWAALKARVAGCTLCRLCERRTNTVFGVGDETADWMLVGEAPGENEDKQGEPFVGQAGKLLDNMLRALQLRRGDNVYIANVLKCRPPGNRNPEPDEVVRCEPYLKRQVALVKPSVIVALGRFAAQSLLKTDASIASLRGRVHEYEGVPVIVTYHPAYLLRSLRDKHKAWSDLCLARAIHRKRTVAH; encoded by the coding sequence ATGGCGCAGCTTGACGCGATTCTGGAAGAGCTTGGCATTGCGCCGTTGTGGGTCCGCCGCGGCGCGGGGCATGTTCATCGTCCTGGTGACGCTGAGGGCGATGCGCTGTCCTCGGCTCGGGACGTTATGCGCGAGGCCGGCATCGCGCTGCCGTCGCAGCCGCTCCAAGCGACGGATGTGACTGTGCAGGCTTGCGACACGCAAGAGAGTGCAGCGCATGCGCCCTCTCAAGCAAGCCACACGTCGGTTGAGGCCGCGCAGTCGCGAGTTGAAGCGACTAGGGCAGAGGACAGTGCAACTGGACCAGCGGGTGGAGTCGGCAAGGCATTAGAAGGAGTCGAGGCGGCTGAGGGAGTCAAGACGACTGCCGCATCAGCGCCCGGGGCCGCGGCAGACGCGCAACCGGTGCCGATGTTGGATTGGGCAGCGTTGAAGGCGCGCGTCGCGGGCTGTACGTTGTGCCGGCTGTGCGAACGACGCACGAACACGGTGTTCGGCGTCGGCGACGAGACGGCCGACTGGATGCTGGTCGGCGAAGCACCAGGCGAGAACGAGGACAAGCAAGGCGAGCCGTTCGTCGGCCAGGCTGGCAAGCTGCTGGACAACATGTTGCGTGCATTGCAGCTGCGGCGCGGCGACAACGTCTATATCGCGAATGTGCTGAAATGCCGGCCGCCGGGCAATCGCAATCCGGAGCCGGACGAAGTGGTGCGCTGCGAGCCCTACTTGAAACGGCAAGTGGCGCTGGTCAAGCCAAGCGTGATTGTCGCGCTCGGACGGTTCGCCGCGCAGAGCTTGCTGAAGACCGACGCAAGCATTGCTTCGTTGCGGGGGCGTGTGCACGAGTATGAAGGCGTGCCGGTGATCGTCACGTATCATCCGGCGTACCTGTTACGCAGCCTGCGCGACAAGCACAAGGCCTGGAGCGACCTATGTCTGGCTCGTGCGATTCATCGCAAGCGCACCGTCGCGCATTAA
- a CDS encoding acyl-CoA-binding protein codes for MSEIDARFAQAQNEVRQLPERPSNLTLLRLYALFKQATEGDVYGDKPGLADIVGKYKYDAWAALKGTSQDTAKHQYVELVESLKNGTAS; via the coding sequence ATGAGTGAGATCGATGCGCGGTTCGCGCAGGCGCAGAACGAAGTTAGGCAATTGCCGGAGCGCCCCAGCAACCTAACGTTGCTGCGCTTATATGCGCTGTTCAAGCAAGCCACGGAAGGTGACGTGTACGGCGACAAGCCCGGCTTAGCCGATATCGTCGGCAAGTATAAGTACGACGCCTGGGCCGCGCTGAAAGGCACGTCGCAGGACACCGCCAAGCACCAATACGTCGAGTTGGTCGAATCGTTGAAGAACGGCACCGCGTCGTGA
- the rimI gene encoding ribosomal protein S18-alanine N-acetyltransferase, whose protein sequence is MSGVLMTQRYLTPMTDSDLDEVAAVERDAYEFPWTRGNFEDSLRNGYFGVCLRHVTGVLVGYCVLMPVVDEMHLLNLCVAPTAQGHGAGLTLLREAVRITRARQLGSVLLEVRPSNQRAMRLYERFGFIVIGRRKSYYPARHHAREDAIVMRYGLHAEVMPGARRAGTPLEAEREQADGAA, encoded by the coding sequence ATGAGCGGCGTGTTGATGACCCAGCGCTATCTGACGCCGATGACCGACAGCGATCTCGATGAGGTCGCGGCGGTCGAGCGCGACGCGTACGAGTTTCCCTGGACGCGAGGCAACTTCGAGGACTCACTGCGCAATGGCTACTTCGGTGTTTGCCTGAGGCACGTCACTGGCGTGTTGGTCGGCTATTGCGTGCTGATGCCGGTCGTGGACGAGATGCACTTATTGAATCTGTGCGTGGCGCCCACCGCGCAAGGCCACGGCGCTGGCTTGACGTTGTTGCGCGAAGCGGTGCGCATCACGCGTGCGCGCCAGCTCGGCAGCGTGCTGCTCGAGGTGCGTCCGTCCAATCAGCGTGCCATGCGGCTGTACGAGCGCTTTGGCTTCATCGTGATCGGCCGGCGCAAGAGTTATTATCCCGCGCGGCACCACGCGCGCGAGGACGCAATCGTGATGCGTTACGGCTTGCACGCTGAGGTGATGCCCGGCGCGCGGCGCGCGGGCACCCCGCTGGAAGCGGAACGGGAGCAGGCCGATGGCGCAGCTTGA
- the thiD gene encoding bifunctional hydroxymethylpyrimidine kinase/phosphomethylpyrimidine kinase: MEPMIPNVLTIAGSDPSGGAGIQADLKTFSALGAYGAAAITALTAQNTRGVTAVHPVPADVVTAQLDAVFSDLRVDAVKIGMLANAAIVRAVAAVLERYQPAHVVLDTVILSSSGHALLEPDALDALRERLLPLASIITPNLHEAAALLDQPVAADEAQMARQGDALHALGAHAVLIKGGHLPGDFSPDWLIEASRHTRLAGARVNVTSTHGTGCTLSAAIAALRPQRLDLANAVSDAKTYLTQALIHSTRLSVGQGTGPLHHCHAWW, encoded by the coding sequence ATGGAGCCTATGATTCCGAATGTGCTGACAATTGCCGGGTCCGATCCAAGCGGCGGCGCCGGCATCCAGGCTGATCTCAAGACCTTTTCCGCGCTAGGCGCATACGGCGCCGCGGCGATTACCGCGTTGACCGCGCAAAACACGCGGGGCGTCACCGCGGTGCATCCGGTACCTGCCGACGTCGTGACTGCGCAACTGGACGCAGTATTCAGCGATCTGCGCGTTGACGCAGTCAAGATCGGCATGCTGGCGAACGCGGCGATCGTTCGCGCGGTGGCTGCCGTACTAGAGCGGTACCAGCCCGCGCACGTGGTACTCGATACCGTGATCTTGTCGTCCAGCGGCCACGCGTTGCTCGAGCCCGATGCACTTGATGCGCTGCGCGAGCGATTGCTGCCATTGGCCAGCATCATCACGCCGAACTTGCATGAAGCGGCGGCGCTGCTTGACCAACCCGTCGCCGCCGACGAAGCGCAGATGGCACGCCAAGGCGATGCGCTACACGCGCTAGGCGCCCACGCGGTGCTGATCAAGGGGGGGCACTTGCCAGGCGACTTCAGTCCAGACTGGCTGATCGAAGCAAGCCGCCACACCCGGTTGGCCGGCGCTCGCGTGAATGTGACCAGCACGCACGGCACCGGCTGCACATTGTCCGCCGCGATTGCCGCGCTGCGCCCGCAACGACTGGACTTGGCCAACGCCGTCAGCGATGCAAAGACCTATCTGACCCAGGCATTGATCCACAGCACGCGGCTTTCAGTCGGGCAAGGCACCGGGCCACTGCACCACTGTCACGCATGGTGGTAG